CCCAGGAGAGGAGATGGCTCAGCCACAGCATCAGTACCAGTTACACCAGCAACAACAAGCCACATTGTTGGACCAGCTTTACAAGGCTGCTGAGTTGGTAGGGACTGGGAATTTTTCACACGCGCAATTGATATTGGCGCGGCTCAATCACCAGGTCTCCCCTGTAGGTATGCCCCTCCAAAGGGCTGCTTTCTACTTCAAGGAGGCTTTACAAGTACTCCTCCTCATGAATAACCCAGTCTCTCCCCCGCCTCCAAGGAGCCCCACCGCTTTCGATGTTATCTTCAAAATGGGGGCTTACAAGGTCTTCTCTGAAGTTTCTCCGCTCATCCAATTCGTTAATTTTACTTGCAATCAGGCTATCCTTGAAGCTCTTGATGATACTGATCGGATTCACATTGTGGACTTTGATATTGGTTTTGGTGCTCAATGGGCTTCCTTTATGCAGGAGCTTCCCATGAGGAGTAGAGGAGCTCCCTCATTGAGAATTACTGCCTTTGCCTCCCCTTCAACGCACCATTCTATTGAGCTTGGGCTTATGCGTGATATTCTTATGCAATTTGCTAATGAAATTGGTCTAAGTTTTGAGCTTGAGGTGGTTAATTTCGATTCTTTAGATCAGAACCCTCATTCTTTGCCAATGTTTCAATCAAATGGAAATGAGGCAATTGCTGTGAATTTCCCTGTTTGGTCTTGTTCGAATCGGCCCTCTGCTTTGCCCCATCTTATGCGCTTTGTGAAGCAgctttcaccaaaaattgtggtgTCTTTAGACCAAGGGTGTGATAGAAATGATCTGACATTCCCACAACACGTGATCCATGCCTTTCAGTCATATACAAACCTATTAGAATCACTTGATGCTGGTAATGCGACATCTGATGCTGTGAACAAGATTGAGAGGTTCCTTTTTGTACCAAGAATTGAAAGCAGCGTGCTGGGGCATCTGCAAACACCTGAGAAGATGCCTCTTTGGAGCACACTTTTTTCCTCAGCTGGATTCACCCCTGTAACATTCAGTAACTTCACTGAAACTCAGGCAGATTGTGTGGTGAAGAGAGCTCAAGTAAGGGGATTTCATGTTGAGAAGCGCCAGGCTTCACTTGTTCTTTGCTGGCAGCAGAGGAATCTTATCTCAGCTTCAGCTTGGAGGTGCTGAGTAGCAAACTCAGACAGGCAGGGGAGGTTGGTTTATTTTAGTATCTCACAATCTATCAAACTCTATCTGGAAGAATTAATTAAGCCAATAATCAGTAAATTCTTCAGCTTTTATGACTTAATACTCATTCATTGTCGTATTTGTGAGTCCCCTCTACTTGTTTGTCTAATGTAGATGCAATTCCCAGTAGAAGAAAACATTTGACTGCAAAACTCTAGTATGTGCCTTTTGTTTTGGACATATTGATGTTGCTGCTATGGTATTCTGGTttcttttgtttgtttgtttttctgGTGAGAAGCTGATTCATTTCCTGGTTAAGGTGGTGACAGTTGTTGTATATTTGACAACAATCACTTCTGAAATTGCAAATACAACTTACTGGAATTTCGTTTTATATTTCTGGGGCGCTGTTCAGAAGTTCTCAAATAATGTTTATGATGCTTGAATGCTAATTCCTTCTTTTCTACCATGTTGCATATTATGCATACTTTCTTGTGCATAATTAGAGTACTTATTTTTGTTGAAAGGTGATAATATGGAAGTGGTGCTAAAGCAAGCAAAGAATCAGGAAAATTTGTCCAAGGTGGGGGTGCCCTTGGCCTTTAACCACTCTCAGAATAAACCACACCCCCTTATTGTTCCAACATTTATGAGTAGAAAAGATTTCTTGTGGGGACATGGTGGTTCCTTATCTAGGTGCTTTACAAGCTGCCTCATTGAAATGCCTATATCTTGCTTTGGATCCTCAGTCAACCATTACCGCCTTCATTAATGTGTAGTTATAATCTAGTTTAGATTTGAGAATTAGGAATATCAGACAAAGGCATCCCCAGATTCTCTATTCTTTGATATCATTTGCGGGATCACCATTATTAGAGCTACCACTTTTGCTTAAATCTTATCTTATCTTCATTTTGGTAAAAAAAAAGTGATCTTTCTCCAATTCTAAAAAAGTATTTGATCTTGTCAGATTCTTGGTTTGTTAAAGAGGTAGTTAATTCAGGCTTTCGGGGGTAGTTAAATGATCTTTAGGTCGAACCTCGAGTTCTTTCCAACCATCTCTACGAAAGCTCCTTCCTTGATTGTTTCCCCTAAGAAAGAACCTAAACAAGAAACAAACCCTTGATGGGCTGCAATCTTTGGATAGAATACAATAAACACAAAGACACCTAAGATTAACTATATTTGGTGGTCGAATTTTGTTAAATAATCATGCTTGCCGCCTACCTGCGAAATAACATATGGTTGTGGTGAGTACTTGTATTTTTTGTCGCGCTGTCTTGCATGTATTTCATCAAACACGTAAGGCTGTTCTCTTAGTTTTCTTTAGTGAGTACTGCATGTTGTTTGGTGATAATTATTTTAGGTTTGGAGATTTAGAATAATGTTggtattaatatatatacatacatacaaatACTTGTCTTTTAGTACATTGAATTTGGTGtaccatttcttttcttttgattaGTTATTGGACACCTACTAATCTTGGTCACATGGAGTCATGTTTGATTGCTTGGTTATTATCTTTTTCATTGTGGAGGCGTCTACTTTAATCTTTTTTATTCATATGAAGTGGTTTAAACCATATAAAATactttataaaaatacataacaGTAAATTTAAAACTGTTGGAGATAACTAGTTTCAGAACATGCTGAGTACGTATGGCGACAAAGATTAATCATAGCTCATAAATTATAAATCCTTGCCTATTATTTTCTCTAAAATGTAAAACTTTGTTTTCATTGAGAAGGAAGTCGTAGCCTAGCAAATACCATCGATGACCGacacttttattttattcctGTCCGATGTCCCTGGGTTCTGTAGTTCCAGTAAGCGGACActactatttattattattgaaaGGATAATAGAAAACAAGTGCCTGGACCTGGAGTAATATGGCCCAATCAAAGTGTAAGAGAAATGACAGCTAGCTGTGAGCCACTTGAGGTGGGTGCGGCGCTGGTCCAGCCCAGATGATTGAAGCCGACTATAGCCTCCTTGGCTTCACTTGTTTCACAGCTTTATAGTTTTTACCAACGGTATAACAGATGGAGATCCATGTGATGTGCTCTTACAATAATGTCCAACGCTGCGTTTTTAGTATAGCGCATGTAGCACGGTAAGATGAAAACGACTAGAGATTTTTTAAGGTCCCTTTTTAGCCTTGGCTTGGCCCTTGCAGTGCAATTGTGGTCCTCTTCGGTTCAAATAAAAATCATGCCACGTGTATGGATGGTAAAAGCTACTATTACTGTATGAGAATGTGAATATGAATATAGCACATGTTACATGATATGCCCATTTCTCTCCTCTCCTGTTATCAGGAATAAAGCAAGGTATCTTCACATTTGGTTATAGGCCCATGCCAATACGCCACCTTGTGAATTAGGAAATGGGTTTTGTTTAAATCAAAATCACCCAATCAAACCAAATTAGAAACAGATATTTAGATTTGCGTTGAATTTTTGAGTCCTTATTGGCCTCAAGCCAGACTTAGTTGGCCTATTGCTCCTCCCAATTTCTAGCCTTAAGTACCTACATTCTTTATGTTGTATAATATATTTATTGGCCAAAATAGGTTGATTAGATGCGGATGTGCTTCCCAAAATCATTTAATTACAATCTTAAAGGCAAATAAACGCCTCTTTTTATAACTACATTTGTTGTACCACTTCACATTCTAAACATTAGTCATGCTAGTTGCTCACGTCAACAATACCATACATATGTCTATAACATGTATGCTAGTTGCTCAAGAAATTTGAGagaaaaataaccaaatttagtGGCACGTATTCTTGATTATCAACAGCGGGCATTGCAGGATTGTGGACAATCCACGTGCAAGGCACTAGTGAAGCTCAAAAGTTGTCTTTGATTGTTGCAGATCCTTTCCTATGATCAAGTGATGGACGACAGACAGAGCAGTTAAAGGTAGAAGCTTTTTTTGGTGGGTAGTTTTTAGTTA
This window of the Gossypium arboreum isolate Shixiya-1 chromosome 12, ASM2569848v2, whole genome shotgun sequence genome carries:
- the LOC108480007 gene encoding scarecrow-like protein 22 isoform X2, with protein sequence MQRKAKGAVELPGFASICQQNKWIKQREANSFNFGNGFYYNNEPEPTSVLHLRRSQSPPTSASTLSSFNGGATGSGGGVNSTGNTNTTAATIAPPETTAPNNNSKEEWASELQPIPSELDLVPGPGGAQRCNSGLEDWETMLSESAVSLNQDHSLLRWIAGEVDDPSFGLKQLLQSGSSGPNQGVDFEGNAGVGAVDQGPVSDPIGSLISSSSGNGISNAALNLGGLPGSGFVPNANNENEPSCSSVELVNNSKVLGATVGSNCNIQNPLFSSPASNFGFPVSLPILYQQQHQEEKPRIFIGPQQHPQYPNFFLPLAQEHHLFQPLPQRLNSGNLELSSQIPKLPFADPGHELFTRKQQQQHMGFSQGVQYVPQQQPLMVEKKRVLVPGEEMAQPQHQYQLHQQQQATLLDQLYKAAELVGTGNFSHAQLILARLNHQVSPVGMPLQRAAFYFKEALQVLLLMNNPVSPPPPRSPTAFDVIFKMGAYKVFSEVSPLIQFVNFTCNQAILEALDDTDRIHIVDFDIGFGAQWASFMQELPMRSRGAPSLRITAFASPSTHHSIELGLMRDILMQFANEIGLSFELEVVNFDSLDQNPHSLPMFQSNGNEAIAVNFPVWSCSNRPSALPHLMRFVKQLSPKIVVSLDQGCDRNDLTFPQHVIHAFQSYTNLLESLDAGNATSDAVNKIERFLFVPRIESSVLGHLQTPEKMPLWSTLFSSAGFTPVTFSNFTETQADCVVKRAQVRGFHVEKRQASLVLCWQQRNLISASAWRC